The DNA window CGGTGGCCTCGGGCTCCTGGGAGCGGTTGCCCGGCGCGGCGGCGGTGCTCCTGGAGCACGCCGGCCTCCGGCCGGAGCGCGACGTGCTCCTGGTCATCTCCAACTCGGGCCGCAACGCGGTGCCGGTGGAGGCGGCCGAATGGGCCCGGGCCCGCGGGATGCCCGTCATCGCCCTCACCTCCCTGGCCCACTCGCGCGCGGTCCCCTCGCGGGCGCCTTCGGGGCGGCGCCTCTTCGAGGTGGCCGACGTGGTCCTCGACAACCTGGGGGAGCCGGGCGACGCGGCGGTGGAGGTCCGGCCCGGCCTGCGCGTGGCGCCCACCTCGACGGTGGTGGGGGCGTGGCTGCTGCAGGCGGTGGTGCTGGCGGCGGTGGAGCAGATGCTGGAGCGGGGGCTGGAGCCGCCCGTCCTGCGTTCGGCCAACGTGCCGGGCGCCGAGGAGGCCAACCGCGACCTCCTGGCCCGCTGGAGGGGCCGGCTCCCGGAGCCCTACGAACGGCTGCGGCAAAGCCTGGCGAGGGCGGAGAGGGAGGACGGGAACGATGGAACGCGAGCCGGACGATGAAGAGCGCGCGCGGCGCTTCGGCAAGGAGCTCTTCTGGCGCGAGGCCTCGCGCCTCCTGGAACGTGTGGCGGAGAGCCAGGCGGAGGCGATCCGGCGGGCGGCCGAGCTCTTCGCCGACCGGATCGAGCGCGACGGCGTGATCCACGCCTTCGGCACGGGCCACTCGCGCGCCTTCGCCATGGAGCTGGCCAACCGCGCGGGGGGGCTGATCCCCTTCGACATGATGAGCCTGGAGCAGCTGGTCCTGGCGGGCTGGCCGCCGGAGCGCGTCTTCGACCCCGAGCTGGAGCGCGATCCGGAGGCGGGCGCCGCCCTCCTCGCCATGCGGCGCCTGGAGCCGCAGGACGCCTTCATCATCGCCTCCAACTCGGGCGTCAACGCGGCCGTGGTCGAGGTCGCCCTGCGCGCCCGGGAGGCCGGCTACCCCCTGGTGGCGGTCACCTCGCTGGAGCACACGCGCCGCGTGGAGTCGCGCCACCCCGGCGGCAAGCGCCTCTTCGAGCTGGCCGACGTGGTCATCGACAACGGCGGCCCCTTCGGGGACGCGCTCTTGGAGCTGCCCGGCGGAGGACGCGCCTGCTCGGTCTCGTCGCTGACCGGCGCACTCGTCGCCCAGATGCTGACCGCCGAGGTGATCGGCCTTCTCCTCCGCCGCGGCCTCCGCCCGCCCGTCCTCCTCTCGGTCAACGTGCCGGGGGGCCGGGAGCGCAACGAGGAGCTGCGCCGCCACTACGAGGGAAGGATCTGAGGAGGCTCCGGCGTGGCCTGGAAGGTGCTGGTCGCCGGCGCCGGCTCCATCGCCCGCCGCGTCTACCTTCCGCTCCTCCTCCAGGAGGGACGGGTGGAGCGGGAGCTGCTCTGGGGCCGGGAGCCCGGGCGGACGGCCGAGGCGGCGCGGCGCTGGGGCTTCCGGCGCTGGAGCACGGAGCCCGTGGACGCCGCCGCGGCCCGCCGCTGGCGCCAGGAGGGGATCGTCGCCGCCTTCCTCCACGTGGCCACCGAGGCGCATGCCGCGCTGGCGGTGCCGCTGCTGGAGGCGGGCGTGGCCGTCTGGGTGGAGAAGCCGCTGGCTTACCGTCTCGAGGAGGCGGAGGCGATGGTGGCGGCGGCGAGCCGTTCGGGGGCTCCGCTGGCGGTGGGCTATAATCGCCGCTGGGCGCCGCTGGTGGCCGCCGCCCGGGAGGCCGTCCCGGAGCCGGTCTGGCTGCTGGCGGCCAAGCATCGCGCGGCGGCGGGCCCCTTCGACGCCGTCCACGACCTCTACGACGACTTCGTCCACCCCCTCGACCTGGCGGTCCAGCTGGGAGCCGATCGGTTGCAACGGGCGAGCGGGCTGCGCGACCGCCAGGGACACCTCCTCCGGCTGGTGGCCGAGCTGGAGGGCGCGGGCGGTCGGGCCGCCACGGTGGCCATGGTGCGCGGCGCCGGGGCCGACGCCGAGCGCCTGGAGCTCTGGGGGGCGGACGGGCGGAGCGCCCGCCTGGAGGGGCTGGAGAAGCTGGAGGTCTGGCTTCCGGGGACGGGAGGCTGGCTGCGGCGGACGAACGAGCCCTGGGCGACTCCGGCGCGGCGGCGGGGCTTCGAGGCGGCCGTGGGGGCCTTTCTGGAGCGGGTGGGCGCCTGGCAGGCGGCGCCGGCC is part of the Bacillota bacterium genome and encodes:
- a CDS encoding SIS domain-containing protein translates to MAAEAADGGGAAGIEAFAGRVAALIRSAATGQAGAIARAGGLVAEAMARGGMLHTLGTGHSHLLAEELYSRAGGLLPVRVLESAPLMLHEDAVASGSWERLPGAAAVLLEHAGLRPERDVLLVISNSGRNAVPVEAAEWARARGMPVIALTSLAHSRAVPSRAPSGRRLFEVADVVLDNLGEPGDAAVEVRPGLRVAPTSTVVGAWLLQAVVLAAVEQMLERGLEPPVLRSANVPGAEEANRDLLARWRGRLPEPYERLRQSLARAEREDGNDGTRAGR
- a CDS encoding SIS domain-containing protein: MEREPDDEERARRFGKELFWREASRLLERVAESQAEAIRRAAELFADRIERDGVIHAFGTGHSRAFAMELANRAGGLIPFDMMSLEQLVLAGWPPERVFDPELERDPEAGAALLAMRRLEPQDAFIIASNSGVNAAVVEVALRAREAGYPLVAVTSLEHTRRVESRHPGGKRLFELADVVIDNGGPFGDALLELPGGGRACSVSSLTGALVAQMLTAEVIGLLLRRGLRPPVLLSVNVPGGRERNEELRRHYEGRI
- a CDS encoding Gfo/Idh/MocA family oxidoreductase, with the translated sequence MAWKVLVAGAGSIARRVYLPLLLQEGRVERELLWGREPGRTAEAARRWGFRRWSTEPVDAAAARRWRQEGIVAAFLHVATEAHAALAVPLLEAGVAVWVEKPLAYRLEEAEAMVAAASRSGAPLAVGYNRRWAPLVAAAREAVPEPVWLLAAKHRAAAGPFDAVHDLYDDFVHPLDLAVQLGADRLQRASGLRDRQGHLLRLVAELEGAGGRAATVAMVRGAGADAERLELWGADGRSARLEGLEKLEVWLPGTGGWLRRTNEPWATPARRRGFEAAVGAFLERVGAWQAAPA